The region TTCTGTTCTCAAAAAAGGAAGCATCAATAACTGAAAAGTACTCTTCCACTCTACACCATGAGGCTTTATCCTTCCACCATACTTTTGATATGTCACTAAGTGAGCTATCTCGTGAATTAAGGTCATCAAAAAACGATAAGGATTCAAATTAGAATTTATCGTGATTAGATGCTTTCCATCGTGATTACGAGTATAGTCACCATGGCGAGTAACACGCTCATGTACAATCTTTAAATGTACATGATAATGCTTTATCAACTCAAATACAGCTTCTACAGATTGCTCTGGCAAATATGGACGTAACGTTTCTATCAATTAATTCTTTTTTTTAAGGGGTTGTTGTTGATACTTGCAACACTTTACCATTAAAGAATCTATTACCGTGAATACTAAAGTTCACGATATACTCTGCCATTTCGTCTGGCATAAGTGGCGCTTGGTATCCAGGAAAAGCTTCTTCTAACATCTCTGTCTGTACAGCTCCTAAAGCAACTACATTAAAGAATATACCTTTATCCTTATATTCCTCTGCAAGCAATTCACTAAGAATAGTCACAGCTCCTTTACTTGAGCTATACGCTGCTAAGCCTCCGAATTTAAGTACTCCCTGAACTCCTCCCATACTACTAACTGTTACCACATGACTATTTACTTTCATAAATGGTACTGTCAACTGCATTAGACGAGCTGCTCCGAATACATTCACATTGTAGACATATTGAAAGTCTTCTTGTGTAATCTCTTCAAAAGGTTTATTAACAATAGCCCCAGCATTGTTAATCAAGATATCTACATGACTCCAGTTATCTTGTACAAAAGCGACTACTTGCTGTAAGTCTTCCTCTTTTGTTATATCAACAGCTAAACAAGTAACGTTATCTAAACCTACTAATTTGTCAGATACCTTTCTAGATACAGCCAATACATTATGACCTAATTTAGACAACCACTGCACACACTCTAGGCCTATACCTCTACTTGTCCCTGTAACAATTACGTTTTTCATTTTAATACATTCTAATTTCTCCCGGAGCTAAATTAACAAGTTTAGCTACAACTGGTATTATATCTTGTGTAAAAGAAGTCATAAAGTTTAAGTCCATTAAATGAGCTTCATCTTTTACATGGTGATAATATTCATAATTTTCAAAATCAAAAGAACTGAACGTTTGACATGGTACTTTAAACATTTGATAGAATGGATAGTTATCAGATCTTTTAAACAACTGAAACTCCTCTGCCTTCTCTAGTTTACCCACGATTGACTTACCTGCTAATTCATTTAGCTTAGTTGCCATAGTAGATAGATCATATCCTGTCAAATAAGTAGTGTAATCCCTCTTCATCGCCAATCCTAGCATTTCGAAATTTAGCATAGATACTACATTCACATTTTCAGCCTTTAGACGTTCTGCCAAATGCTTTGACCCCCATAATCCTTTCTCCTCTCCTGTGAAAAACGCGATAATGATAGTACGCTTATTATTTTGCAGCTTTAAGTTACGAGCCAACTCTAATAAGATAGCACTACCTGCTGCATTATCATTAGCACCATTAGCAATAGAATCACCGGCTACCGGCTTCTCTATTCCTATATGATCATAATGTGCACCTAATACGACTACCTCATTCCTTAAGACAGCATCTGTACCAGGAATAACCCCAACTACATTCCAAGCCTCTTTTACATTCTTTAATGTATCATTATAACTCGTATAATACGATTTTATTTTATACTCTTCTAAATGTTTAGCCAAATAACTAGCTGCTAATTTACCTCCCTCACTACCAGTATCTCTACCTAATAATTCATCAGAAGCTAAATAGTATAACGTCTCTTTAATATTCTTTTGTTCAGCATTAACTTTAGCAACAATCGGAGCCTTAGTAGAAGCACATCCCACTAGCAACACTGTCGCCAATAAACCTAAAAATCTCATTTGTAAATATTTTTATCAAAAATACAAAAAGGATATTAACTAATGAAAAATAAATGCTCAAGGATATCTAAGAGAAAGTATAAATTATCAACAATAAAAAAGCCCTCATTCATTATGAATGAGGGCTCAGTATTATATTATAAATAGATTACGCCAACATAGTAACTGGGTTCTCTACATAATCTTTAAATGTTTGTAAGAATTGAGCACCTGTAGCACCGTCCACTGTTCTGTGGTCACATGCTAAAGTTACTACCATCGTGTTTCCAACTACAACCTGACCGTTCTTAACTACTGGTTTTTCTATAATAGCACCTACTGATAGAATAGCAGAGTTAGGTTGGTTGATAATAGAAGTAAATGATTGGATACCGAACATACCTAAGTTAGATACAGTAAATGTACTTCCTTCCATTTCAGCAGGAGTAAGTTTTTTAGTTTTAGCTTTAACAGCTAATTCTTTTACTTTACCACCGATGTTAGTAAGAGACATCTGATCTGTGAATGGCAATACTGGTACTACTAATCCATCTTCTACAGCTACAGCCACACCTATATTGATATGATTGTTATAGATAGTCGCATTATCAGTCCATTGCGTATTCACTTGTGGGTGTTTGCGAAGTGCCATAGCACATGCTTTCACTACCATATCATTAAATGACACTTTAGTATCAGGTAGATTATTAATAATCTTACGAGACTCGATAGCATTATCCATGTCTAACTCGATAGTTAAGTAATAGTGAGGAGCAGTAAACTTAGACTCAGCTAAACGACGAGCAATAGTTTTACGCATTTGTGAATTTTTCACTTCCTCTACACTTACTTCACCAGCAGGTACAAAAGCCTTAACTGCAGGTGCAGCAGCCGTAGCAGCAGCTACAGGAGATGCTGTCTTAGCAGCTGGTGTGAAGTTTTCGATATCGCGTTTAACGATACGCCCATTCTCACCTGAACCTTTAACGTCAGTAATGTTTATTCCTTTATCTTCAGCAATCTTCTTAGCCAACGGAGAAATGAATACTCTCCCATTAGTTGAAGCAGTAGCCTCCACACTTACAGTTGCAGCAGGAGTCGCAGCTTTAGGAGCCTCTTCTACAGAAGCCTCAACAGCAAAACCACCAGCTACGATAGCAGATACATCAGTTCCTTCTGGTCCTAAGATAGCTAATACGCTATCCACTGGAGCAGATTCCCCTTCATTAATACCTACATATAATAAAGTTCCAGCTTCGAAAGCTTCGAACTCCATAGTTGCTTTATCAGTTTCTATTTCTGCAAGGATATCACCCTCTTGTACTTTATCACCTACTTTTTTAATCCAAGTAGCAACTGTACCATCAGTCATCGTATCACTTAGACGAGGCATAGTAATGATCTTAACTCCAGCAGGCATAGCAGCCGCTTTAGGAGCAGGAGCATCAGCTTTAACTTCTACTTGTGCAGCAGGAGCCTCAGCTACAGGAGCAGTGCTAGCACCACCACTGATTAATGCAGAGATATCTTCACCTTCAGTACCTATAATAGCAAGTAACGAATCTACAGGAGCAGATTCACCTTCTTGTAATCCAATATATAACAATGTACCTGAGTTAAATGACTCAAACTCCATTGTTGCTTTGTCTGTTTCGATCTCTGCAAGGATATCTCCTTCTGAAATCTTATCTCCAACTTTTTTTAACCAAGCTGCAACCACACCTTCTGTCATAGTGTCGCTTAAGCGAGGCATTGTAATTACTTCTGCCATGTTCTCTTATTATTATAATCTGTGAGGTATAAAAGGATAGTTCTCTTGTTCGTATACTACATCGTACATTACGTTTTGATCAGGGAATGGAGATTCTTCAGCGAATTTCTCACACTCAGCTACGTGATCTTTTACTCTTTGATCCATTGCTTCGATCTCTGCCTCTGTAGCATATCCTTTTTCTCTAATTACGTCTAATACTTGCGTAATAGGATCTATTTTTTTGTACTCTTCTACTTCCTCTTTAGTACGGTAGTGTTGAGCATCTGACATAGAGTGACCTCTATATCTATATGTTTTCATCTCTAAGAAAGTAGGTCCATCTCCACGACGAGCTCTTTCGATAGCCTCGTACATAGCCTCAGCTACTTTAATAGGGTTCATACCATCTACAGGTCCACTAGGCATTTCGTATCCTAATCCTAATTTCCAGATATCAGTATGGTTAGCTGTACGCTCTACTGAAGTACCCATAGCATATCCATTGTTCTCAACGATAAATACTACTGGTAGTTTCCAGTTCATCGCCATATTGAATGTCTCGTGAAGAGATCCTTGACGAGCTGCTCCGTCACCGAAGTAACACATAGTCACAGCCTGTCTATCAAAAAACTTATCAGCAAATGCTAATCCAGCTCCTACAGGAATCTGTCCACCTACGATACCGTGACCTCCATAGAAACGGTGCTCTTTAGAAAAAATGTGCATAGATCCACCTAAACCTTGAGATGTACCCGTAGCTTTTCCTAATAACTCAGCCATAATACGCTTAGGATCTACTCCTAATCCGATAGGCTGAACGTGATTTCTATATGCTGTAATCATCTTGTCTTTAGACATGTCCATTGCATGTAAAGCTCCAGCCAATACTGCTTCCTGCCCATTATATAAATGCAAGAATCCTCTCACCTTTTGTTGAATATATAAAGCAGCAAGCTTATCTTCAAACTTTCTCCAAAATAGCATGTCTTCATACCACTTTAGATAAACTTCTTTTGTAATTTCTCTCATATGACTTTACTTTTCATAAACGGTCTTCCGTTTAAAATACAGACTTTCTCATTTAACCACACTAATTGTGGAGAAGCAAAAATAATATATCTACGTTAGACTGAAAAATTTATTTGAAGTATTTTAGATTTGATAAGTATTTAGATAATTAATTTAACAATACCTTATAATTAGACACTTTAATTAAACATCTAATTTTTACTTTCTAAACCTAAATAACCAAATATTGCTTTTTAAAAGTACTATAACATTTAAACGATCATTATTATCTTGCTCATTTAAAAAGTCATACACCTTAAAAACATCACTTACACGGACAATAATTGTCTGAATTCTAGGTTAACTCTTCTCTCTAACCACTTGCGTTATTAATACTAAGAGAATTATACTCCAAATCACATTTACATAAATTCATTCCCCAAATCTCACCTTATTACTTAGGCTCTTGTAGTATTACAGTCAATAAAGTAGTAGAACTATTCTTTATTTAGCTAATAAATTCTACTATCTCTGAAGAATAAACATTCTTAATTCATCAAGCTAATACAATCTACAATCCACCCCTATAACACTCAATACTAAACTCTTCTTTAATATTTTAACCTATTATTTTACTTTTCCACTCCCTTCCACTTCTAAAAAATCCTTTTTAGAAGTATTTATTCCCTTGTTTTTATCTTCAAATACCCCTCTAGGCTCTTTAGCAGGTTCAGATCTAAAAAATAACTTCAGTTTTTATTTTAGAACCAAAACTACAATAAACTAATAATCAATATATTACAATAAAAAACTGATTTATTGAAATACATCTAACACCCTATTACCCCAGTATATAAGCGTCTTCTTACCCTATCCTAGGACAATTATAGGAGAATAACAGGGGATATAGATTCTTTCTCCAAGAATTCAGCTTTCAATCTACTGTTATTCTCCTCCTATGCTTCTTTCGTTTTAGATACAATTATCAACAGTATAAGAGGAAATACGACGAAATAACAAATTATTTCAGCCTTTTACCACTCTTAATAAGTTCGAATTCAGCCATCAAGACAGTGTCACTAAGGGCTGAACAGCCTATGAATTTCGCTTACTACTTATGTACTAGGTATGCTGATTTTTTTATATTACAAATACAGAAAACAACCATCTCATACACAATACCATACATTAGATAGCAGTGAATTAATCCTAAAACACAAAAAAACTAAAACACAAAAAAACATAAGTTATGGCAGAAATCAAACAGAGTATACTAGGTCCAGTAAATGGCAAAGTAGGAACTGTACTTGGAGTAATGTGGAGAGGAATAAATTACATCCATGCTAAACCACACAAATCAAGCAAAAACCCAACAATGAAGCAATTGCTTCAATGGGATAAAATGAGCTTAGTCTCTACATTTGCTAGTAAGTTTAGGGAATTCGTCAATGCGAATTGCCCGTCTGTGCTGAAGGGTAAAAAATGGATAGCAGGTAAGGAACAGATGATCTCTAGGTTAATGACTCAAGGCATTGGCTTAAGCAATGGAGAACAACATATCAAAGTAGAAGAAGCTTTATTATCTATCGGAAACCTTGCTCCTGCTGTAATCAAGAAGATCAATCGACTAAAAACAGGCAAGTTTAAAGTGCAATGGGAAAATGGGTTGATTAACGCCCTAACGCTTAATACTGATCAACTGACGATGATGCTGTATAACGAGACATTAGACCAGTTCATAGCTATCTCTAATGTAGGAAATCGCATAGATAAGTACGCTCACTTCAGTATACCTACTAATTGGGATGAGAGTACTGTTTATTTCTGGAGTATGTGGAAAGCGGCTGATGGTAGTGTCAACAGTAGAAGCTGCTTTCATGGAATCATAGAGTTAGAGAACGGGGATCAAAACGCTGAAAACGGGAAACTGAAAGCAGGAAACGGGGATCAAGAAACAGAAAAAACTAAACCACACAATACACATCAAGTAGAGATGCAATACATGGTATCTAACACAGAACAAGAAAACGAGAATCAAGAAGTAACGGAAGTTATCCCTATCGAACAAGCACGAGTAATAGCCTTAAAAAAGTATCTAGAAGAAGTGAATACTCCTATAGAAGGGGAAACTACCCCACCTTTAAACCAGAATAATAAAGAAAGGGAAACTACCCCGCCTTTCAGGCACCCCTTCAAAGAAGGGGAATTGAAGAGGTGGACTCCACCTGGCTATATACGCAAAGTGAATAAAGACATTATCAAACAGTCTAAAAACACGAAATCCAAGGTACATACTGATCAATCTAATGAAGGAGTGATAGAAGAAGAGCAATCAATACTAAAGGTTTTAAACATTATGGAGGAAAAGAGAGAATGAGTTAGTATAGTTATAATCTAGATTAGTTTTGGGTTGTTTTAATACTGTCAACTCTCTTAATATTTCTCAGCAAGACTCTCTTTCTCAATGTAAGGGAGGATACACTAATTGCCTAAACTCAAAAATAAGGAGCTAATCTCTAACTAATAACATAAAAAAAGGAGCTCACTTACGCAAACTCCTTTCAAACATTATAAACTATATAATTCACTAAACTCCTCGTAAATAGCCTTTCACTTCTCAAATAGAATAAAAAACTACAGAGGGGTAAAACAAATACAAATGAACTATCAATTCTATCTGATTTAAATCAGGTACACTACTATTTTTACTCCTTTAGTATTCAGTGCTGAAATAATTGACAGCTTTAAAAACTCGTATTAAATATTAATAATAACCTATTATTTGCTTTGCCACCACATCTTATAATTAATATTATCTCCTCCCATCTCTGCTACTTTTTTATCATAGTTACCTTTATTCTGAGTACGTATATTGATCGGATATGGAAATCTATTAGGCATATTCCCATCGTTTAGCATTGACTCTGTCTTGGGTAGTTTAGGATATCCTGTACGCTTATATTCGAACCACTGCTGATAATCGTTCATATACAATGCATAATATTTCTGTAGCATAATACGCTCTAATGTACCGTTATACCTAGTACTTTCTAAAGCAAAATAATTAGCTGGCATCTCTAATCCCTTAGATGTAATAGCCTCTTTCACCGCCTGCTCATAATAGCCTTTTGCATCTGACAAATACCCTTTCTGAGCTAACTCTGCCTTTATAAATAATACTTCAGCATACGTCAGTATAGGTGCTTCTGTAGGATTAGCTGCCATAACATTATTCAATGTAGATGCTTCATAATCAAACTGTGAATCCGAACCATCATAAGCACTAGGTATTCCCTTATACCCTATATATATTTTCTTCTTTCCTTCTACTCTGTAGGCTTCTGTTGCATATAAAGGAAGTCTCGGATCTTTAAAATCATTTAAGTTATCAATAAAGAAAGAAGCCATCTTACGACTTAATGTAAAATCTTGAATACGACTCCATGGAGATATATTAGGCGTCACACCTGTTATCTTTAAGTTAGCCTGTGACTTCACATCATTAATAATAGGATACTTATCTGGATCGCTAAGTATCGTCAGCATACGTTGATATGCATTCTTATTTTCTTTATTTGAT is a window of Myroides oncorhynchi DNA encoding:
- a CDS encoding SprT-like domain-containing protein yields the protein MIETLRPYLPEQSVEAVFELIKHYHVHLKIVHERVTRHGDYTRNHDGKHLITINSNLNPYRFLMTLIHEIAHLVTYQKYGGRIKPHGVEWKSTFQLLMLPFLRTEVFPSALLPLLANHFKNPSASSDTDERLSIAMKRYDVQDINNKTCFIYEIPLGSHFKTYNGKIFKRGPIRVKLFECLEVSTGRSYTFKANAEVELLTHYVVNR
- a CDS encoding SDR family NAD(P)-dependent oxidoreductase, coding for MKNVIVTGTSRGIGLECVQWLSKLGHNVLAVSRKVSDKLVGLDNVTCLAVDITKEEDLQQVVAFVQDNWSHVDILINNAGAIVNKPFEEITQEDFQYVYNVNVFGAARLMQLTVPFMKVNSHVVTVSSMGGVQGVLKFGGLAAYSSSKGAVTILSELLAEEYKDKGIFFNVVALGAVQTEMLEEAFPGYQAPLMPDEMAEYIVNFSIHGNRFFNGKVLQVSTTTP
- a CDS encoding M20/M25/M40 family metallo-hydrolase translates to MRFLGLLATVLLVGCASTKAPIVAKVNAEQKNIKETLYYLASDELLGRDTGSEGGKLAASYLAKHLEEYKIKSYYTSYNDTLKNVKEAWNVVGVIPGTDAVLRNEVVVLGAHYDHIGIEKPVAGDSIANGANDNAAGSAILLELARNLKLQNNKRTIIIAFFTGEEKGLWGSKHLAERLKAENVNVVSMLNFEMLGLAMKRDYTTYLTGYDLSTMATKLNELAGKSIVGKLEKAEEFQLFKRSDNYPFYQMFKVPCQTFSSFDFENYEYYHHVKDEAHLMDLNFMTSFTQDIIPVVAKLVNLAPGEIRMY
- a CDS encoding pyruvate dehydrogenase complex dihydrolipoamide acetyltransferase, giving the protein MAEVITMPRLSDTMTEGVVAAWLKKVGDKISEGDILAEIETDKATMEFESFNSGTLLYIGLQEGESAPVDSLLAIIGTEGEDISALISGGASTAPVAEAPAAQVEVKADAPAPKAAAMPAGVKIITMPRLSDTMTDGTVATWIKKVGDKVQEGDILAEIETDKATMEFEAFEAGTLLYVGINEGESAPVDSVLAILGPEGTDVSAIVAGGFAVEASVEEAPKAATPAATVSVEATASTNGRVFISPLAKKIAEDKGINITDVKGSGENGRIVKRDIENFTPAAKTASPVAAATAAAPAVKAFVPAGEVSVEEVKNSQMRKTIARRLAESKFTAPHYYLTIELDMDNAIESRKIINNLPDTKVSFNDMVVKACAMALRKHPQVNTQWTDNATIYNNHINIGVAVAVEDGLVVPVLPFTDQMSLTNIGGKVKELAVKAKTKKLTPAEMEGSTFTVSNLGMFGIQSFTSIINQPNSAILSVGAIIEKPVVKNGQVVVGNTMVVTLACDHRTVDGATGAQFLQTFKDYVENPVTMLA
- the pdhA gene encoding pyruvate dehydrogenase (acetyl-transferring) E1 component subunit alpha; this translates as MREITKEVYLKWYEDMLFWRKFEDKLAALYIQQKVRGFLHLYNGQEAVLAGALHAMDMSKDKMITAYRNHVQPIGLGVDPKRIMAELLGKATGTSQGLGGSMHIFSKEHRFYGGHGIVGGQIPVGAGLAFADKFFDRQAVTMCYFGDGAARQGSLHETFNMAMNWKLPVVFIVENNGYAMGTSVERTANHTDIWKLGLGYEMPSGPVDGMNPIKVAEAMYEAIERARRGDGPTFLEMKTYRYRGHSMSDAQHYRTKEEVEEYKKIDPITQVLDVIREKGYATEAEIEAMDQRVKDHVAECEKFAEESPFPDQNVMYDVVYEQENYPFIPHRL
- a CDS encoding DUF6266 family protein — its product is MAEIKQSILGPVNGKVGTVLGVMWRGINYIHAKPHKSSKNPTMKQLLQWDKMSLVSTFASKFREFVNANCPSVLKGKKWIAGKEQMISRLMTQGIGLSNGEQHIKVEEALLSIGNLAPAVIKKINRLKTGKFKVQWENGLINALTLNTDQLTMMLYNETLDQFIAISNVGNRIDKYAHFSIPTNWDESTVYFWSMWKAADGSVNSRSCFHGIIELENGDQNAENGKLKAGNGDQETEKTKPHNTHQVEMQYMVSNTEQENENQEVTEVIPIEQARVIALKKYLEEVNTPIEGETTPPLNQNNKERETTPPFRHPFKEGELKRWTPPGYIRKVNKDIIKQSKNTKSKVHTDQSNEGVIEEEQSILKVLNIMEEKRE
- a CDS encoding SusD/RagB family nutrient-binding outer membrane lipoprotein, producing MKIKNIFLGLSATVLLTVSCTSDFEEKNIDPNRLQQISPATLLNPIIYEMASHNMYRSWSHNNHLMQDIVVYHSDVPGMQRYDLSDDVGASSWNAYYRWLKNARDMEYEAVKVADPNYEAMALTLKAWITSNLTDLFGDVPYFDASKGEEKILYPEFDSQEKIYDSLLADLERANSLYDLNRKLLYNPDILYIDSKTYWADWQKFANSLHLRLLLRISNKENKNAYQRMLTILSDPDKYPIINDVKSQANLKITGVTPNISPWSRIQDFTLSRKMASFFIDNLNDFKDPRLPLYATEAYRVEGKKKIYIGYKGIPSAYDGSDSQFDYEASTLNNVMAANPTEAPILTYAEVLFIKAELAQKGYLSDAKGYYEQAVKEAITSKGLEMPANYFALESTRYNGTLERIMLQKYYALYMNDYQQWFEYKRTGYPKLPKTESMLNDGNMPNRFPYPINIRTQNKGNYDKKVAEMGGDNINYKMWWQSK